In Patulibacter sp. SYSU D01012, a single window of DNA contains:
- a CDS encoding 3-oxoacid CoA-transferase subunit B codes for MTPARRRIVERAALEIRPGTCVNLGIGLPTLLADRAEGHADVLLQSENGLLGIGPYPTEDELDPDLINAGKETVTAVPGAACFDSAESFAMIRGGHVDLAVLGGMEVSATGDLANWTIPGKMVKGMGGAMDLVQGARRTVVIMEHVTRDGAPRIKPACELPLTGRGVVDRLITDLAVFDVGPDGLLLRETLGDATADAVRERTAAPFVVAPGVR; via the coding sequence GTGACGCCGGCGCGCCGGCGGATCGTCGAGCGCGCGGCGCTCGAGATCCGGCCGGGCACCTGCGTCAACCTGGGCATCGGGCTGCCGACGCTGCTGGCCGACCGCGCCGAGGGCCACGCCGACGTGCTGCTGCAGTCCGAGAACGGGCTCCTGGGCATCGGGCCGTACCCGACCGAGGACGAGCTCGACCCCGACCTGATCAACGCGGGGAAGGAGACCGTCACCGCGGTGCCGGGCGCCGCGTGCTTCGACAGCGCCGAGAGCTTCGCGATGATCCGCGGCGGGCACGTCGACCTGGCCGTGCTCGGCGGGATGGAGGTCTCGGCCACGGGCGACCTCGCCAACTGGACCATCCCGGGGAAGATGGTCAAGGGGATGGGCGGCGCGATGGACCTGGTCCAGGGCGCCCGCCGGACCGTGGTGATCATGGAGCACGTCACCCGCGACGGGGCACCGCGGATCAAGCCCGCGTGCGAGCTGCCGCTGACCGGCCGCGGCGTCGTCGATCGACTCATCACCGACCTGGCGGTCTTCGACGTCGGACCCGACGGCCTCCTGCTGCGCGAGACCCTCGGGGACGCGACCGCCGACGCGGTCCGCGAGCGGACGGCGGCGCCGTTCGTGGTGGCGCCCGGCGTGCGGTGA
- a CDS encoding calcium-binding protein, with product MMRPPHLLAALAGLLLSLVLVADATAKTIVGTPGPDRLVGRSAAGDRFYGGGGADRMTGGGGNNEFYGMRSGNRIVAGDGSNYVEGGPGNDDVTLGNGNNTYFGGTGHDKLVVGDGNNFMDDGGASGVIRAGNGNNVLHTGSGGGDYVLGNGNNVVYYGSGAAKIVVGTGVNVIFINSDSAPQLVDCGGNPQTVLYTQRPGDVGWISNRNAIAEGRIRNCPNVVPVAPQIPTGDGVYQSADGYDGYDFVGTDGDDTLLGGHGSGRIDGRGGNNVLWADHIPTLGGALTRRGVSTITAGDGNNEIYGGRGTNVITVGRGHNFIRGGDNDNRITTNGGDNKINLQGQGSNEVVLRGGRGYVESFANGRAPRITCAAGAKAAVVFGRVRPRTNCAPVASAYSRKGQVLQIRGLLPIQPSYAGYHDGRLTPGQNGVGRPRPAWTQQAR from the coding sequence ATGATGCGCCCGCCTCACCTGCTGGCCGCCCTCGCCGGGCTGCTGCTCTCCCTCGTGCTCGTCGCCGACGCGACGGCGAAGACCATCGTCGGGACGCCCGGCCCCGACCGCCTCGTCGGCCGCTCCGCCGCGGGCGACCGCTTCTACGGCGGGGGCGGCGCCGACCGGATGACGGGCGGCGGCGGGAACAACGAGTTCTACGGGATGCGCTCGGGCAACCGGATCGTCGCTGGCGACGGCAGCAACTACGTCGAGGGCGGGCCGGGCAACGACGACGTCACGCTCGGCAACGGCAACAACACGTACTTCGGCGGGACGGGCCACGACAAGCTCGTCGTGGGCGACGGCAACAACTTCATGGACGACGGCGGCGCCTCGGGCGTCATCCGCGCCGGGAACGGCAACAACGTCCTGCACACGGGGTCCGGCGGCGGCGACTACGTCCTGGGCAACGGCAACAACGTCGTCTACTACGGCTCGGGCGCGGCGAAGATCGTCGTCGGGACCGGCGTCAACGTCATCTTCATCAACTCGGACAGCGCCCCGCAGCTGGTCGACTGCGGCGGCAACCCGCAGACGGTCCTCTACACCCAGCGCCCCGGTGACGTCGGCTGGATCTCCAACCGCAACGCGATCGCCGAGGGCCGGATCCGCAACTGCCCCAACGTCGTGCCGGTTGCCCCGCAGATCCCGACGGGCGACGGCGTCTACCAGAGCGCCGACGGGTACGACGGCTACGACTTCGTCGGCACCGACGGCGACGACACGCTGCTCGGCGGCCACGGCTCCGGCCGCATCGACGGCCGGGGCGGGAACAACGTCCTGTGGGCCGACCACATCCCGACGCTCGGCGGCGCGCTGACCCGGCGCGGCGTGTCGACGATCACCGCCGGCGACGGCAACAACGAGATCTACGGCGGCCGCGGGACGAACGTCATCACCGTCGGACGCGGGCACAACTTCATCCGCGGCGGCGACAACGACAACCGCATCACCACGAACGGCGGCGACAACAAGATCAACCTGCAGGGCCAGGGGAGCAACGAGGTGGTGCTCCGCGGCGGCCGCGGCTACGTCGAGAGCTTCGCGAACGGCCGCGCCCCGCGGATCACCTGCGCCGCCGGCGCGAAGGCCGCCGTCGTGTTCGGCCGCGTCCGGCCGCGGACGAACTGCGCCCCCGTCGCGAGCGCCTACAGCCGGAAGGGCCAGGTCCTGCAGATCCGCGGCCTGCTCCCGATCCAGCCGTCCTACGCCGGCTACCACGACGGGCGCCTGACGCCCGGCCAGAACGGCGTCGGCCGCCCGCGTCCCGCCTGGACCCAGCAGGCGCGCTGA
- a CDS encoding ABC transporter permease, whose product MLRLLLRSLRSRARRTLLTSLAVVIGVALVSGTLIFTDTIGRSFDEIGQVTYEGVAVAVTPAAPPGAPRSRVADRERALPRDVLARVRRTPGVRAAAGLIEGRATVYARDGRTRVGGRGPQALLFSALPAGYGGTSYVAGRRPVGPDEVALDPPTAERAGARLGDRVWIQGEGPRRRMRLVGLAQLGSGGTSFGGATVTVVAADVAARLAARRPASYWSQVLALSVPGRRDADVAAAVRRAVGPAATVRTGAAEGAQQAKDIKDAISFLPTVLLVFAGIATFVGAFLIFNTFSITMAQRQREFALLRALGAGRRQVRLLVTGEAVVVGLLGAVLGLAGGLAVAPLLRALLKAFGADMPATATVFSGRTVLVSLLVGLAVTLAASLVPSRRATRVAPVEALREAAVPPARGRVRRGPVLVGAAVAVVGVAALLVGALALDGDAATYLAGGGAALLFVATSLVSPALVGPLARGAGRPLRRLFGLPGRLAADNAARQPGRTAVTAGALTIGLALVVFATVFAAGLRATLRGDLEHLVTAPVVVQAEGDAFAGLPRSVVPAIRRAPGVQAAGVVGFGRVRVRGADASATAIDRASFRAGLVRLDRPGGGAVGAPGAGRVYVTDDVAGERGIRAGDRLAATGANGRTERVRVAAIVAGTATAVSGVVMDEALATRLGITTPYFVLVRGDRARLARALASDYPTADVRRRDGWIDAQTAQVDQLLGLVYALLALSVVVALFGIVNTLTLSIQERVRELGLLRAVGATRAQVRRSVLLEAVLTALLGAALGALLGFVLAVAVGATLDGFAISIPVAQVAALVALAAVLGVVAAIRPARRAADVAVLDAIATG is encoded by the coding sequence ATGCTGCGGCTGCTGCTGCGGAGCCTCCGCAGCCGGGCGCGCCGCACGCTCCTGACGTCGCTCGCCGTCGTGATCGGGGTGGCGCTCGTCTCCGGCACCCTGATCTTCACGGACACGATCGGCCGCTCGTTCGACGAGATCGGGCAGGTCACGTACGAGGGCGTCGCGGTGGCGGTCACGCCCGCCGCGCCGCCCGGGGCGCCGCGGTCCCGCGTCGCCGACCGCGAGCGGGCGCTGCCGCGCGACGTCCTGGCTCGCGTGCGGCGCACCCCGGGCGTCCGCGCGGCGGCGGGCCTGATCGAGGGGCGCGCGACGGTCTACGCCCGCGACGGCCGCACCCGCGTGGGCGGGCGCGGCCCGCAGGCGCTGCTGTTCTCCGCGCTGCCCGCCGGCTACGGCGGCACGAGCTACGTCGCCGGGCGGCGACCCGTCGGCCCGGACGAGGTGGCGCTCGACCCGCCGACGGCCGAGCGGGCCGGGGCGCGGCTGGGCGACCGGGTGTGGATCCAGGGGGAGGGCCCGCGCCGGCGGATGCGGCTCGTCGGCCTGGCGCAGCTCGGGAGCGGCGGCACGTCGTTCGGCGGCGCGACCGTCACCGTCGTGGCCGCCGACGTGGCCGCCCGGCTCGCCGCGCGCCGCCCCGCGTCCTACTGGTCGCAGGTCCTGGCGCTCAGCGTCCCGGGTCGGCGGGACGCCGACGTGGCCGCGGCGGTGCGCCGCGCGGTCGGGCCGGCCGCGACCGTCCGCACCGGCGCCGCGGAGGGCGCGCAGCAGGCGAAGGACATCAAGGACGCGATCTCGTTCCTGCCGACCGTCCTGCTCGTCTTCGCCGGCATCGCGACCTTCGTCGGCGCGTTCCTGATCTTCAACACGTTCTCGATCACGATGGCGCAGCGGCAGCGCGAGTTCGCGCTGCTGCGGGCGCTCGGGGCGGGGCGCCGGCAGGTACGGCTGCTCGTCACCGGCGAAGCGGTCGTCGTCGGGCTGCTCGGGGCCGTCCTCGGCCTTGCCGGGGGCCTCGCCGTCGCGCCGCTCCTGCGCGCGCTGCTCAAGGCGTTCGGCGCGGACATGCCGGCGACGGCCACGGTCTTCTCGGGCCGGACGGTGCTCGTCAGCCTGCTCGTCGGCCTGGCGGTCACCCTCGCCGCGAGCCTGGTGCCGTCGCGCCGCGCCACGCGCGTGGCGCCGGTGGAGGCGCTGCGCGAGGCCGCCGTCCCGCCGGCCCGCGGCCGCGTCCGGCGGGGCCCGGTCCTCGTCGGCGCCGCCGTCGCGGTCGTCGGCGTCGCGGCCCTCCTCGTCGGCGCGCTGGCGCTCGACGGCGACGCGGCGACGTACCTGGCCGGCGGCGGCGCCGCGCTGCTGTTCGTCGCCACGTCGCTCGTGTCGCCCGCGCTCGTCGGGCCGCTCGCGCGCGGGGCGGGCCGGCCGCTGCGGCGCCTGTTCGGCCTGCCCGGACGGCTCGCGGCCGACAACGCGGCCCGGCAGCCCGGGCGCACCGCCGTCACCGCCGGCGCGCTGACGATCGGCTTGGCGCTCGTCGTCTTCGCGACGGTCTTCGCGGCCGGGCTGCGCGCCACGCTGCGCGGGGACCTGGAGCACCTCGTCACCGCCCCCGTGGTCGTGCAGGCCGAAGGCGACGCGTTCGCCGGGCTGCCGCGCAGCGTCGTGCCCGCGATCCGCCGGGCACCCGGCGTGCAGGCGGCGGGCGTCGTCGGGTTCGGGCGCGTGCGGGTGCGGGGCGCCGACGCGAGCGCCACGGCGATCGACCGCGCGTCGTTCCGCGCGGGGCTCGTGCGGCTGGACCGGCCCGGGGGCGGCGCCGTCGGCGCGCCCGGCGCCGGACGGGTCTACGTGACGGACGACGTCGCCGGCGAGCGGGGCATCCGCGCCGGCGACCGGCTGGCGGCGACGGGCGCCAACGGTCGGACGGAGCGCGTGCGCGTGGCGGCGATCGTGGCCGGTACGGCCACGGCGGTCAGCGGCGTGGTGATGGACGAGGCGCTCGCCACGCGCCTGGGGATCACGACGCCGTACTTCGTGCTCGTGCGCGGCGACCGGGCGCGGCTGGCGCGCGCCCTCGCGTCCGACTACCCGACGGCCGACGTGCGCCGCCGAGACGGCTGGATCGACGCGCAGACCGCGCAGGTGGACCAGCTGCTGGGCCTCGTCTACGCGCTCCTCGCCCTCTCGGTGGTCGTCGCGCTCTTCGGCATCGTCAACACGCTCACCCTGTCGATCCAGGAGCGGGTCCGCGAGCTGGGCCTGCTCCGCGCGGTCGGGGCGACCCGGGCCCAGGTGCGGCGGTCCGTGCTGCTCGAGGCGGTCCTGACGGCGCTGCTGGGCGCCGCGCTCGGCGCCCTCCTGGGCTTCGTGCTCGCGGTGGCGGTGGGGGCGACGCTCGACGGGTTCGCGATCAGCATCCCCGTGGCGCAGGTCGCCGCGCTCGTCGCCCTCGCGGCGGTCCTGGGCGTCGTCGCGGCGATCCGGCCGGCGCGGCGGGCCGCGGACGTCGCCGTGCTCGACGCCATCGCCACGGGCTGA
- a CDS encoding glycosyltransferase family 2 protein — MKLIIQIPCFNEEQTLPTTLNDLPREVPGFDEVEWLVIDDGSVDRTLEVARAHGVDHIVKLTNNKGLAAGFQAGLDAGLKLGADVIVNTDADNQYDASYIPDLVAPIVAGEADMVVGDRQVEKIEHFSPLKVRLQKLGSAVVRRASETEIADATSGFRAYNREAAIQLAVVSRFTYTLESLIQAGKLLVATKHVPVSTNEKLRESRLFPSMWAYVRRNTVSIFRIYAQYEPMRVFMSAAVLLFVLALIPWIRFFVSWVQGEGAGHVQSLIFGGVLFMASVTVGAIAVLGDLLHGQRILTQRVYERVRRIELQLGVPPSHYEPGAHPTGQEATTGAKAAPGIQSTDEHDAVRP; from the coding sequence ATGAAGCTGATCATCCAGATCCCGTGTTTCAACGAGGAGCAGACGCTCCCGACCACCCTGAACGACCTGCCGCGCGAGGTGCCCGGCTTCGACGAGGTCGAGTGGCTGGTGATCGACGACGGCTCGGTCGACCGGACCCTCGAGGTCGCGCGCGCCCACGGGGTCGACCACATCGTCAAGCTGACGAACAACAAGGGCCTCGCCGCCGGCTTCCAGGCCGGCCTCGACGCGGGCCTGAAGCTCGGCGCCGACGTCATCGTCAACACGGACGCCGACAACCAGTACGACGCCTCGTACATCCCGGACCTGGTCGCCCCGATCGTCGCGGGCGAGGCCGACATGGTCGTCGGCGATCGCCAGGTCGAGAAGATCGAGCACTTCTCCCCGCTCAAGGTGCGGCTGCAGAAGCTCGGCTCGGCCGTCGTGCGCCGCGCGTCCGAGACGGAGATCGCGGACGCGACGTCCGGCTTCCGCGCCTACAACCGCGAGGCCGCGATCCAGCTCGCCGTCGTCTCGCGCTTCACGTACACGCTCGAGTCGCTGATCCAGGCGGGCAAGCTGCTCGTCGCGACGAAGCACGTCCCCGTCTCCACGAACGAGAAGCTGCGCGAGTCGCGCCTCTTCCCGTCCATGTGGGCGTACGTCCGGCGCAACACCGTCTCGATCTTCCGCATCTACGCGCAGTACGAGCCGATGCGCGTCTTCATGAGCGCGGCCGTGCTGCTGTTCGTGCTGGCGCTCATCCCGTGGATCCGCTTCTTCGTCTCCTGGGTCCAGGGCGAGGGCGCGGGCCACGTGCAGTCCCTCATCTTCGGCGGGGTCCTGTTCATGGCCTCCGTCACCGTGGGCGCGATCGCCGTGCTCGGCGACCTGCTCCACGGCCAGCGGATCCTCACCCAGCGCGTCTACGAGCGCGTCCGCCGGATCGAGCTGCAGCTCGGCGTGCCGCCGAGCCACTACGAGCCGGGGGCGCACCCCACCGGCCAGGAAGCGACCACCGGCGCGAAGGCGGCGCCCGGCATCCAGTCCACCGACGAACACGACGCAGTGAGGCCCTGA
- the ribD gene encoding bifunctional diaminohydroxyphosphoribosylaminopyrimidine deaminase/5-amino-6-(5-phosphoribosylamino)uracil reductase RibD: MTIDARDEALLGRALDLAERGRRGASPNPMVGAVITRDGTTVAEGWHARAGGPHAEVAAIAAAGDADLRGATIYVSLEPCCHHGRTPPCTDAILAAGFGRVVVASDDPSPKAAGRGLGILRDEGVQVDVAAPESDAGRRARLLNQAFRKHARTGLPWVMLKTATSLDGRLATHAGDSKWISSGPSRDLAHQWRAEVDAVVVGIGTALADDPQLTARVPGVERQPRRVVFDSEGRLPLDGRLVTSVDEAPVTVITTRAASRSATDALRASGVEVLVVSGQNEHSRVRAALTELGSVGVTSLMLEGGSHLSGAFFDAGEVDELRLFVAPLIIGGRQAPGIIGGEGSERIADAARPLDISRRPIGDDLLTIARLKEW; encoded by the coding sequence ATGACGATCGACGCACGTGACGAGGCCCTGCTCGGCCGGGCCCTGGACCTCGCGGAACGCGGCCGCCGCGGGGCGAGCCCGAACCCCATGGTCGGGGCGGTGATCACGCGCGACGGCACGACGGTCGCCGAGGGCTGGCACGCCCGGGCCGGCGGACCGCACGCCGAGGTCGCCGCGATCGCCGCGGCCGGCGACGCCGACCTGCGCGGCGCCACGATCTACGTCTCGCTCGAGCCCTGCTGCCACCACGGCCGCACCCCGCCGTGCACCGACGCGATCCTCGCGGCCGGCTTCGGCCGCGTCGTCGTGGCGTCGGACGATCCCTCGCCGAAGGCCGCCGGCCGGGGTCTGGGCATCCTGCGCGACGAGGGCGTGCAGGTCGACGTCGCCGCGCCGGAGTCCGACGCGGGCCGCCGCGCGCGGCTGCTCAACCAGGCGTTCCGCAAGCACGCGCGGACCGGCCTGCCCTGGGTGATGCTCAAGACGGCGACGAGCCTGGACGGGCGCCTGGCCACGCACGCCGGCGACTCGAAGTGGATCTCGTCCGGGCCCTCCCGCGACCTGGCGCACCAGTGGCGTGCCGAGGTGGACGCGGTCGTCGTCGGGATCGGGACCGCGCTGGCCGACGACCCGCAGCTGACCGCCCGCGTGCCCGGGGTCGAGCGCCAGCCGCGCCGCGTCGTCTTCGACTCGGAGGGTCGCCTGCCGCTCGACGGCCGGCTCGTGACGAGCGTCGACGAGGCGCCGGTCACGGTGATCACGACCCGCGCCGCCTCGCGCTCCGCGACGGACGCGCTGCGCGCGTCGGGCGTCGAGGTCCTCGTCGTCTCCGGCCAGAACGAGCACTCGCGCGTGCGCGCCGCGCTGACCGAGCTGGGCTCCGTCGGCGTCACGTCGCTCATGCTCGAGGGCGGCTCGCACCTGTCCGGCGCGTTCTTCGACGCCGGCGAGGTCGACGAGCTGCGCCTGTTCGTCGCGCCGCTGATCATCGGCGGCCGCCAGGCCCCGGGCATCATCGGCGGCGAGGGCAGCGAGCGGATCGCCGACGCCGCCCGTCCCCTCGACATCAGCCGCCGGCCGATCGGGGACGACCTCTTGACCATCGCCCGCCTGAAGGAGTGGTGA
- a CDS encoding class I SAM-dependent methyltransferase: protein MSTQKQSGPVTITTSDDGIITGNTYDKYNTTNPVAKRLQAGFERQLDELFVRAQAQSLLDVGCGEGVLVHQWAQRLADKRVVGIDLEEPSIQAGWAQRQAPNLEYKIMRAENLPFADDEFDVASAIEVLEHVPDPEHTVAEMARVAKRWLLVSVPREPIWRAVNMARGAYLKDLGNTPGHLNHWSTRSFKKMLAQHGEVVETRQPFPWTQLLVRVGD, encoded by the coding sequence GTGAGCACCCAGAAGCAGTCCGGTCCCGTCACGATCACGACGAGCGACGACGGGATCATCACGGGCAACACGTACGACAAGTACAACACGACGAACCCGGTCGCCAAGCGGCTGCAGGCCGGCTTCGAGCGCCAGCTCGACGAGCTGTTCGTCCGCGCCCAGGCGCAGAGCCTGCTCGACGTCGGCTGCGGCGAGGGCGTCCTCGTCCACCAGTGGGCGCAGCGGCTGGCCGACAAGCGCGTCGTCGGCATCGACCTGGAGGAGCCGTCCATCCAGGCCGGCTGGGCCCAGCGCCAGGCGCCGAACCTCGAGTACAAGATCATGCGCGCGGAGAACCTGCCGTTCGCCGACGACGAGTTCGACGTCGCGAGCGCGATCGAGGTCCTCGAGCACGTGCCGGACCCCGAGCACACCGTCGCCGAGATGGCCCGCGTCGCGAAGCGCTGGCTGCTCGTGTCCGTCCCGCGCGAGCCGATTTGGCGCGCGGTGAACATGGCCCGCGGCGCGTACCTCAAGGACCTGGGCAACACGCCCGGCCACCTGAACCACTGGTCCACGCGCTCGTTCAAGAAGATGCTCGCGCAGCACGGCGAGGTCGTCGAGACCCGCCAGCCGTTCCCCTGGACCCAGCTGCTCGTCCGCGTCGGCGACTGA
- the rpe gene encoding ribulose-phosphate 3-epimerase, producing MTEHDPRLDGLRGVAPSILASDFGRLRSQVEEVVAAGATVIHIDVMDGHFVPPITMGPIVVEALKGVGAVLDVHLMIDRPERQLADFARAGADVLTVHAEATPQLHYALGQTRELGALAGLALCPGTPIGPVQETRDALDMVLCMTVNPGWGGQRFIPSSYDKVRRLAAALPDRAVVQVDGGVDLRTIGDCAAAGATSFVAGSAVFGTGDPGQAVQDLMAAAAAGRSRPA from the coding sequence GTGACCGAGCACGATCCCCGTCTCGACGGCCTCCGCGGCGTCGCCCCGTCCATCCTCGCGAGCGACTTCGGCCGCCTGCGCAGCCAGGTCGAGGAAGTGGTCGCCGCCGGCGCCACGGTCATCCACATCGACGTGATGGACGGGCACTTCGTGCCGCCGATCACGATGGGGCCGATCGTGGTGGAGGCGCTGAAGGGCGTCGGGGCGGTGCTCGACGTGCACCTGATGATCGACCGCCCCGAGCGCCAGCTCGCCGACTTCGCCAGGGCCGGCGCCGACGTCCTCACCGTCCACGCCGAGGCCACGCCGCAGCTGCACTACGCGCTCGGGCAGACGCGCGAGCTCGGCGCCCTGGCCGGGCTGGCCCTGTGCCCCGGCACGCCGATCGGCCCGGTGCAGGAGACCCGCGACGCCCTCGACATGGTCCTCTGCATGACGGTCAACCCGGGCTGGGGCGGCCAGCGCTTCATCCCGTCCTCGTACGACAAGGTGCGGCGCCTGGCGGCCGCGCTGCCCGACCGGGCCGTCGTGCAGGTGGACGGCGGCGTCGACCTGCGGACGATCGGCGACTGCGCCGCCGCGGGGGCGACGAGCTTCGTCGCGGGCTCCGCGGTGTTCGGCACCGGCGACCCGGGGCAGGCGGTGCAGGACCTGATGGCCGCCGCGGCGGCCGGCCGGTCCCGGCCCGCGTAG
- a CDS encoding riboflavin synthase produces the protein MFTGIVQDLGTVVAVDEQDEGVRLRVRTPLAGELRPGDSIAVNGCCLTAVGETEQDADGPSFVADVMNESLRRTSLGSAASVGARVNLELAMAAGDRFGGHVVQGHVDGTARVESTRPDGFARIVRIAPEDPSLLRYVVEKGSITIDGVSLTVSAIDDAALEVSLIPETLERTRLGRVAPGDVVNLEVDVLAKHVEKLLAGKDRS, from the coding sequence GTGTTCACGGGCATCGTGCAGGACCTCGGGACGGTCGTGGCCGTCGACGAGCAGGACGAGGGCGTGCGGCTGCGCGTCCGCACCCCGCTGGCGGGCGAGCTGCGCCCCGGCGACTCCATCGCGGTCAACGGCTGCTGCCTGACCGCGGTCGGCGAGACGGAGCAGGACGCCGACGGCCCCAGCTTCGTCGCCGACGTGATGAACGAGTCGCTGCGGCGCACCAGCCTGGGCTCGGCCGCGAGCGTCGGGGCGCGCGTCAACCTGGAGCTCGCGATGGCCGCCGGCGACCGCTTCGGCGGCCACGTCGTGCAGGGCCACGTCGACGGCACCGCCCGCGTCGAGTCCACGCGCCCCGACGGGTTCGCCCGGATCGTGCGCATCGCGCCCGAGGACCCGTCGCTCCTGCGCTACGTCGTCGAGAAGGGCTCGATCACGATCGACGGCGTCTCCCTCACCGTCTCCGCCATCGACGACGCCGCGCTCGAGGTCTCGCTCATCCCCGAGACCCTCGAGCGCACCCGGCTGGGCCGCGTGGCTCCCGGCGACGTCGTCAACCTCGAAGTCGACGTGCTCGCGAAGCACGTCGAGAAGCTGCTCGCCGGAAAGGACCGCTCGTGA
- a CDS encoding ABC transporter ATP-binding protein, protein MRAPIVQATDVRKTYGAGETAVAALDGVTVGFPAGQFAAIMGPSGSGKSTLMHCLAGLDRVDGGNVTVDGVELTGLDDRRLTELRRDRVGFVFQAFNLLPVLTAEENVVLPLTIAGRRPDPAWLATLLDAVGLTARRHHRPSELSGGQQQRVAVARALATRPAVVFADEPTGNLDSTSSDEVLGLLRRSVDDFGQTVVMVTHDAHAAAYADRLVVLKDGRIVHDGPAGGLDAVHARMRELA, encoded by the coding sequence GTGCGCGCGCCCATCGTCCAGGCCACCGACGTGCGGAAGACGTACGGCGCGGGCGAGACGGCGGTCGCCGCGCTCGACGGCGTGACGGTCGGGTTCCCCGCCGGCCAGTTCGCGGCCATCATGGGCCCGTCCGGCTCCGGCAAGTCGACGCTGATGCACTGCCTGGCGGGGCTGGACCGCGTCGACGGCGGCAACGTCACCGTCGACGGCGTCGAGCTGACCGGCCTGGACGACCGCCGGCTGACCGAGCTGCGGCGCGACCGCGTCGGCTTCGTGTTCCAGGCGTTCAACCTGCTGCCGGTCCTGACGGCCGAGGAGAACGTCGTCCTGCCGCTGACGATCGCCGGCCGGCGCCCCGACCCGGCGTGGCTCGCGACGCTCCTGGACGCCGTCGGGCTGACCGCGCGCCGCCACCACCGCCCGAGCGAGCTCTCGGGCGGCCAGCAGCAGCGCGTCGCCGTGGCGCGCGCCCTCGCCACCCGCCCCGCCGTCGTCTTCGCCGACGAGCCGACGGGCAACCTGGACTCGACGTCGTCGGACGAGGTCCTCGGCCTGCTCCGGCGCTCCGTCGACGACTTCGGGCAGACCGTCGTCATGGTCACCCACGACGCCCACGCGGCCGCGTACGCCGACCGGCTCGTGGTGCTCAAGGACGGGCGGATCGTGCACGACGGCCCGGCCGGCGGGCTCGACGCGGTCCACGCCCGGATGCGGGAGCTCGCGTGA